One Thioclava sp. ES.031 genomic window, TCTCGCGGCGATACTTGTTCACCCCGACCACGACATCCTCGCCCCGGTCGATCAGCGCCTGACGCCGGGCGGCGGTCTCCTCGATGCGCAGCTTGGGCATGCCCGAGGCCACGGCCTTGGTCATGCCGCCCATCTCCTCGACCTCCTCGATCAGCTCCCAGGCCTTCTCGGCCAGTTCCGCCGTGAGGCTTTCGACGTAGTAGGAGCCCGCGAGCGGATCGACCACGTTGGTGATCCCGGTCTCTTCCTGCAAGATCAGCTGCGTGTTGCGCGCGATCCGGGCCGAGAACTCGGTGGGCAGCGCGATCGCCTCGTCCAGCGCGTTGGTGTGCAGCGACTGCGTGCCGCCAAGCGCCGCCGACATCGCCTCATAGGCGGTGCGGATCACGTTGTTATAGGGGTCCTGCTCGGCCAGCGAGACGCCCGAAGTCTGGCAGTGGGTGCGCAGCATCGAGCTTTGCGGCTTCTTCGGCTCGAACTCTTCCATGATCCGGCTCCACAGCAGGCGCGCCGCGCGCAGCTTGGCGGCCTCCATGAAGAAGTTCATCCCGATCGCGAAGAAGAAGCTCAGACGGCCCGCGAACTTGTCGACATCCATCCCCGCCTTGATCGCGGTGCGCACGTATTCGCGCCCGTCCGCCAGCGTGTAGGCCAGCTCCTGCACGAGGTTCGCACCCGCCTCCTGCATGTGGTAGCCCGAGATCGAGATCGAGTTGAAGCGCGGCATCTCGTTCGAGGTGTATTCGATGATATCCGCGATGATCCGCATCGAAGGCTCGGGCGGATAGATATAGGTGTTGCGGACCATGAACTCCTTGAGGATGTCGTTCTGAATCGTGCCCGACAGAACGCTGCGGTCATGGCCCTGCTCTTCGCCGGTCACGATGAAATTCGCGAGGATCGGGATCACCGCGCCATTCATCGTCATCGAGACCGAAATCTGATCGAGCGGGATACCGTCGAAGAGAATCTTCATATCCTCGACGCTATCGATCGCCACGCCCGCCTTGCCGACATCGCCGACAACGCGCGGGTGATCGGAGTCATAGCCGCGGTGGGTGGCGAGGTCGAAGGCCACCGACACGCCCTGCTGACCGGCGGCGAGCGCCTTGCGGTAGAAGGCGTTCGACTCCTCGGCGGTCGAGAAACCCGCATATTGCCGGATCGTCCACGGACGGCCCGCATACATCGTGGCGCGCGGCCCACGCGTGAAGGGCGAAAGGCCCGGCATGGTGCCCAGATGGTCGAGCCCCTCCACGTCCTCTTCGGTGTAAAGCGGCTTGACCGCGATCCCTTCGAGCGTGTTCCAGGTCAGGTCGTCGAACGGCCTGCCACGCAGTTCCTTCTCGGCGAGCTTACGCCAGTCCTCTTTCTTGTCCGTCATGGCCAAATCCTTCTTCCACTGTCGCCGCGGCGGGTGTCTTCCCCGCATCTTCGGCCGTCATTTCCACGAAATTCAGTCCCGGCGGCGCGCAGCGCAACCAGGTCAGATCCTCCAGATAGCGGGCGGTCATCTGCGCGCGCTGCGCCTGATCGAAAGGCATCCAGCGCCCCGGCCCGGCCGCGACGTGGTGCCCGGCGCGCAGCAGGCCCTCGCGCAGCGCCCCGCGCCCCGGGGCCGCGTTGCGCTGCCTGCGGGCATCGAACAGCCCGGCAGGCAGGCCTTCGCCCGGCACAAGCGCCTGAAGCTGCGCCTGCGGCGCCGCCCCCAGCGCCTCATGGCTCCACACCGTGACGGGCGCCCCAAGCGCGGTCTGCGCCTGCGCGATCACCTCCGGCCAACCGCGCGGATGATCGGCAAGCCGCGCGAGCCCGCGCGCATCGGGCAGGCTAGCGCCCCGCCCCGCCATCACCGACAGAACCGAGGACCACCACATATCATAGCGCCGCATCGACAGTGCCACGCCGCCCAGATGCGTGCCCAGCACCTGCCGCGCGCGCTCCAGCCGTCCTGCCGCATCCGGATAGAGCGTCAGCATATCCACGCAATGCGGCATCGCGCCCAGCAGGTTCTCCTCCGAGATCACCAGATGGCGCATCCCCTGATCGGCGAGCCGGTCCAACTCGAACGCCAGCGCGGTTCGCAGCCGCGACAGCGCCGTCCCATCCTCCGGCGTCACCAGATCGGGGCGCTTCACCAGCCCCGAGAACAGCCCCGCCCGCGTCCGGTCCGGCCCCCAATAGGCGATCCCGCTCGCGGCCAGCGCGTCGGCGTTTTGCAGCATCCACGCCTGAAACGTCGTCGTCGCGGTGCGATGCGCCCCGATATGCAAAATGACATCCATGCCCGGCCCCCACGGCCCCGGGTCCAAGCGGCACCCCGCCGCAGCCCCGAAAACCCGGCGCCAGTCTGCACCGCGATTCCTTGCGGCGCGCTTAAAGACCGCATTTCGCGAAAATTCGCACGGTCCGGCATGGTGCGAGGGAGCTCGCGCGCATATATCAGGAACGAGAGAGGAGCCCATGACCCGTCTATTATCCCTTGGACTCGCTGCATTTCTTGCGCTGACGCCCTTTGCGGTCGCAGCCCAGGACAGCACCGTCGATCTCGCCGTGGCAGAGCCCGAGGTCACGCCCCCCTTCGCACCGGTCGATGGGGCGGATGCGGATCTGGACGCGTTCGTCTGGCAGAAACGGCCCATCGTCGTCTTCGCCGACAGCCCGCTCGACCCGGCCTTCAAGGAGCAGATCCGGTATCTGAAGGACCATTGGGCGGAACTGGCCCGGCGCGACGTCGTCGTCATCACCGACACCACGCCCGATCCGGCCAGCGACGTGCGGCGCACGCTGCGCCCGCGCGGGTTTTCCCTCGTCATCATCGCCAAGGACGGCACGGTGAACCTGCGCAAGCCCGCCCCGTGGGACGCGCGCGAGATCGTCCGCTCGATCGACAAGATGCCGATCCGGCGCGACGAGATCCGCGAAGAGCGCGGCTTCTGACCACATCCCCGCACACCACCGCGCGCCAATAGATCGCGCCCCGCCGTGGCGGGGTGAGCCGGTCGCCCGGCCTCCCTATGCCACGGCGCGGGCGTCACTTATTCGAACTCCATGATGATGTCGTCGACGGCAAGGCTCGCGCCCGCCTCGGCGTTGATCTTCTTCACGGTGCCCTTCTTCTCGGCGCGCAGGATGTTTTCCATCTTCATCGCCTCGACGGTGGCCAGCGGCTGTCCTTCCTGCACTTCCGCGCCTTCCTCGACCGAGATCTTCACGACGAGACCCGGCATCGGGCAGAGCAGGAATTTCGAGGTATCCGGCGGCAGTTTCACCGGCATCAGCTGTGCAAGCTCGAACTGGCGCGGCGTGCGGACATGGACCTTCAGATCGGCGCCACGCACCCGGATGCGGAAGCCCATCGGGATCTTGCCGACTTTCAGCACCAGCGGCGCCCCGTTCACGGTCAGCTCGGCCAGCGGGTCGCCCGGCGTCCAGTCGCTCTCGACACGCATCTCCTCGCCATCCTCGAAGATAATGGTGGAGCCATGGCGATCCGCGTTCACCTTGAGTTTGAAATCCTCATCCTGCAGCGAGACCGCCCAATCCACGCCGACCTTGCGTTCATGGTTGCCGAGCGTGCCGGAGATCTTCGTGCGCCGGATCTCGGCCACGCGCTCCATCGCGGCGGTCGCGGCCGCGACCTTGCGCAGCATCCCCGCGTCCAGCGTCACACCGTTGAACCCTTCGGGATATTCCTCTTCGATGAAGGCGGTGGTGATGTTGCCGGTCACGAAGCGCTCGTGATCCATCACCGCGGCACAGAACGGCAGGTTGTGACCGATGCCCTCGACCTCGAACATATCGAGCGCAAGACGCATCTCTTCGATCGCCTCGCCACGGCTCGGCGCCCAGGTGCAGAGCTTGGCGATCATCGGGTCGTAGAACATCGAAATCTCGCCGCCCTCGAAGACGCCGGTATCGTTGCGCACGATGCCGCCCGAGGCGGTCTTGCCTTCCACCGGCGGGCGGTAGCGGGTCAGACGCCCGATCGAGGGCAGGAAGTTGCGATAGGGATCTTCGGCATAGAGGCGGCTCTCGATCGCCCAGCCGTTGATGCCGATATCTTCCTGTTTCATCGGAAGTTTCTCGCCATCGGCGACGCGGATCATCTGCTCGACGAGGTCGATGCCGGTGATCAGCTCGGTGACCGGGTGTTCCACCTGAAGACGGGTGTTCATCTCGAGGAAGTAGAAGTTCTTCTCCCCATCGACGATGAATTCCACCGTGCCCGCGCTGCAGTAATCCACCGCTTTCGACAGGGCCACAGCCTGCTCGCCCATCGCCTTGCGCGTCTCAGGGTCGAGGAAGGGCGACGGCGCCTCTTCGATGACCTTCTGGTTGCGGCGCTGGATCGAGCATTCGCGCTCGTTCAGGTAGACGCAGTTGCCGTGCTTGTCGGCGAGCACCTGAATCTCGATGTGGCGCGGTTGCGTCACGAATTTCTCGATGAAGATACGGTCGTCGCCGAAGCTGTTCGCGGCCTCGTTCTTCGAGGACTGGAAGCCCTCGCGCGCCTCATCGGCGTTCCACGCGATGCGCATCCCCTTGCCGCCGCCACCGGCGGAAGCCTTGATCATCACCGGGTAGCCGATCTCGTCGGAGATCTTCACCGCTTCCTCGGCATCCTCGATCAGCCCCATATAGCCGGGCACGGTCGAGACGCCCGCCTCTTTCGCGAGCTTCTTCGAGGTGATCTTGTCGCCCATCGCCTCGATCGCGCCCGAGGGCGGGCCGATGAAGGCGACGCCCTCTTTCTCCAGCGCCTCGGCGAATTTCTTGTTCTCCGACAGGAAACCGTAGCCCGGGTGAACCGCCTCGGCGCCGGTCTGGCGGATCGCGTCCATGATCTTGTCGATCACGATATAGGATTGGTTCGCCGGGGGCGGGCCGATATGCACCGCCTCATCGGCCATCTGAACATGCAGCGCCTGCGCATCGGCATCGGAATAGACGGCGACCGTCTTGATCCCCATCTTCTGCGCCGACTTGATGACGCGGCAAGCGATCTCGCCACGGTTGGCGATCAGGATTTTCTTGAACATGTCAGGCCCTTCCCTTCCGGTGCGGGAGGGGCATCCCCCCGCCCCGCGTGTCGTGTTCATGATGTGAGACAAAAGAAAAACCGCCACCGGGGCGTGCAGCCCCGATGGCGGTCGGATAGCGATCGGACGCGGCGAAAGCCGCGCGGATGTGCTTAGTAGGAGCGGGTGCAGACGCCCGCGTCGTCGCAATACGTGCCTGCGAGCGCGCCGAGGGCCGCACCGGCGACGATGTTGTTGTCGGTCGCATCCGCGATGACCGCGCCGCCGGCCGCACCGGCAAGGGCGCGCTGGCCGTCGGTTTGCATGCAGCCTGCGAGAGCGAGGCCGGCAACGAGAAGAAGGATCGGGGTTTTGCGCATGGGAAACTGCCTCCAATAGCGGTTATGATTGGACACAAGTTTATCGCGGCACCGTGAAAAGCCAACGGCGAAAACGCGAGCTGAAGCCCCATAGGCAAGCAATCGCCAGTCCCCGTCGCAGCTATAGGTCGCGCCCCTTGACCCCCTAGAGAAAAAAGCTGCGGCCCGACCATAAGATCAGGCCGCAGGAATAGGGAAGGGGTAGGGATATTACGCAAGTCGCGGGTGTTGGGGACAGTACGACTTGCCCGCTCAATGTGACCGCGCGCACCGGCGATTGCAAAGGCGAAATCCCTGCAATTCCGAGGTTCGGCGGCATGCCGCCATTTCGCGCAGGACATCAGCGAAATCATGCCCAATCCTCATCCTCGTCATCATCGAAGGCGAAGGCGTCGGGATCGGCGAAGACCTCCGGGAAGGAGGCTTCCGCGCGTTTCACGTCGATTTTGAGAAGCGCCTCGTAGCTTTCGGGATCGAACGGATCCTCGGCGGCCACCACCTCGCGCCCGAAGAGCCAGCTCAACCTGCCCGCATCGAGATTGCCGCGCTCGAACGGCTCTTCGCCGAACTGCGCCCAGAGCGCGGCCATGAAGCCGGCATCGGCCTTGCGATCGCCATGGCCGCGATCGGCAAAGCGTTCACGCCGAATGAGTTTCGTCGCGCCCTTCTTGTTGGCGCGGCGAATGGTGAATTGATAATCCGTCGAGGGTAACCGCGACGGGAAACCGCGATGCTTCAGCATGACGCGCCCTCCCCTTTGAAGTTGCTGGGACGGCGCGTGCTGAGCGTTAGCGGTGCAACGCTGTTACCCGCGCGTCGGGTCGTTCGGAGTTCTGGTTGGCTGACGCGTCGATCCGCCACGCGGCTCGGGCACGCATTCGGCCGGTCGCTGCGTCGTTGCGGCCGTGGCGGTCTCGAGCGGTCCGCACTCAAGCGGACAGTCGGGTACGGAGGCCGGATATTGCGAGTCGACAAGCCGTCCGGTCGGTCGGCAGGAGCCGCCAACAGGGCCGCCATATTTGCCGGTATAGACCGGCTCCACGGTGACCGGTGCAGGCTCCGGCTTGGGCGCACAGCCCACAAGCAGGGCCGCGCAGGCCATTGCACCCA contains:
- a CDS encoding DUF4174 domain-containing protein, with the translated sequence MTRLLSLGLAAFLALTPFAVAAQDSTVDLAVAEPEVTPPFAPVDGADADLDAFVWQKRPIVVFADSPLDPAFKEQIRYLKDHWAELARRDVVVITDTTPDPASDVRRTLRPRGFSLVIIAKDGTVNLRKPAPWDAREIVRSIDKMPIRRDEIREERGF
- the scpA gene encoding methylmalonyl-CoA mutase, whose amino-acid sequence is MTDKKEDWRKLAEKELRGRPFDDLTWNTLEGIAVKPLYTEEDVEGLDHLGTMPGLSPFTRGPRATMYAGRPWTIRQYAGFSTAEESNAFYRKALAAGQQGVSVAFDLATHRGYDSDHPRVVGDVGKAGVAIDSVEDMKILFDGIPLDQISVSMTMNGAVIPILANFIVTGEEQGHDRSVLSGTIQNDILKEFMVRNTYIYPPEPSMRIIADIIEYTSNEMPRFNSISISGYHMQEAGANLVQELAYTLADGREYVRTAIKAGMDVDKFAGRLSFFFAIGMNFFMEAAKLRAARLLWSRIMEEFEPKKPQSSMLRTHCQTSGVSLAEQDPYNNVIRTAYEAMSAALGGTQSLHTNALDEAIALPTEFSARIARNTQLILQEETGITNVVDPLAGSYYVESLTAELAEKAWELIEEVEEMGGMTKAVASGMPKLRIEETAARRQALIDRGEDVVVGVNKYRRETEDELDILDIDNAKVRDNQIARLEKMRASRDEAACEAALTELTRRASEGGNLLEAAVEAARARASVGEISMAMEKVFGRHRAEVKTLAGVYGAAYDGDEGFAQIQKDVETFAEEEGRRPRMLVVKMGQDGHDRGAKVIATAFADIGFDVDVGPLFQTPEEAAQDAIDNDVHVVGISSQAAGHKTLAPKLIEALKEKGAEDIIVICGGVIPQQDYDYLKKAGVKAIFGPGTNIPLAAREILDIVRQARA
- a CDS encoding acetyl/propionyl/methylcrotonyl-CoA carboxylase subunit alpha; the protein is MFKKILIANRGEIACRVIKSAQKMGIKTVAVYSDADAQALHVQMADEAVHIGPPPANQSYIVIDKIMDAIRQTGAEAVHPGYGFLSENKKFAEALEKEGVAFIGPPSGAIEAMGDKITSKKLAKEAGVSTVPGYMGLIEDAEEAVKISDEIGYPVMIKASAGGGGKGMRIAWNADEAREGFQSSKNEAANSFGDDRIFIEKFVTQPRHIEIQVLADKHGNCVYLNERECSIQRRNQKVIEEAPSPFLDPETRKAMGEQAVALSKAVDYCSAGTVEFIVDGEKNFYFLEMNTRLQVEHPVTELITGIDLVEQMIRVADGEKLPMKQEDIGINGWAIESRLYAEDPYRNFLPSIGRLTRYRPPVEGKTASGGIVRNDTGVFEGGEISMFYDPMIAKLCTWAPSRGEAIEEMRLALDMFEVEGIGHNLPFCAAVMDHERFVTGNITTAFIEEEYPEGFNGVTLDAGMLRKVAAATAAMERVAEIRRTKISGTLGNHERKVGVDWAVSLQDEDFKLKVNADRHGSTIIFEDGEEMRVESDWTPGDPLAELTVNGAPLVLKVGKIPMGFRIRVRGADLKVHVRTPRQFELAQLMPVKLPPDTSKFLLCPMPGLVVKISVEEGAEVQEGQPLATVEAMKMENILRAEKKGTVKKINAEAGASLAVDDIIMEFE